In Nitrospirota bacterium, the DNA window TTAATAGTGCCGGTATTGGAAACAGTAACATTGAATTGAAGACAGCCATCAGAACATGTGTCAATTAAACTTGCGCTTACTGTTAAATCTATAAATCTCGTGGTGGCAGATTTTTCAACAGTATTGTCATCAATATTTCCCGCCTCATCCTTTGCCCTGACGACAAAATAATAGGTTGCACCAGGGCTTAATCCTGTTACAGGGTAAGAAATTGCACCGGGTGTTGTTGTATAATTTGGTGATGTAAAGTTTTCTCCCCCTGGTGTGGTTGATCTGTATATGTTATAGACTATATTGGATGATGCTGTAATGTTATCTGCCGCCGGGCTCCATGACAAATTCAGGACTGTTGAAGAAGAGGCCACTACAGATGTTACACCGCCAAAGTCAGGCGCTGTCGTGTCAGGAGGAGTTAAAGTTGCTGCAGACATCTCGATGGAGTTAGTGTCAATGTTTCCTGTTTCATCCTTTGCCCTTACGACAAAATAATAGGTTGTAGCAGGGGTTAACCCGGTGACGCCGAAAGATCCTGCACCGGTTGTAGTATAATCCGGTGACTCAAAGTCTTCTCCTCCCGGTGTATCTGATCTGTAAATCAGATACTGTATTTTGTCCGGAGTAGTTACGTTGTCATCTCCCGGTTCCCATGAAACTGTTAGTGAGGTCGCTGTTATTGAGTTGATAGCAGACAGACCTGAAAATACAGGAGGTATCAGGTCTGTAGGCGCCATATCTATAACAAGAATAACGTCTGATCCATCAAGATCTACGAAGGTCTCTTTCCTGTACAGGACTCTGCCTGAGACATCCAATGCCTCAATCAGGAATCTCCGGTTAGTTCCATTTAAAATCTCGAATGTCTCTGAAATAGATTCCTTTCCGGCAACAGAGACGACCCTTTCTATGGTGGCTATATCCGGGGCTGTTATTGTAAATCTGATACTTGCGATATTAGCCGGAATAGTTGATGTGACCTTTGAAAGCTTTTCTTTTTCGGTGTCGGTACTGCTGGCCTTACCGATATTAATGTTTACTTGTGTTTTCTCAGAGCTGTTTGAAGAACCAACTCCTCCCCCGCAGTTAACATTTGTAAAAATAAGTGAAAGAAGCAATGTTATTAATAAGAGCTTTTTCATAGGCGTATCTATTGTGCCGGAAAAGTTAACTCAATTGTTATAGGGGATATTATTGGAGCCGGTTCATTTATTGGCGCCCTCTCTCTCCTTACCGTATCTTCCGGTGACAGTTGATCAGTGAGGGATGTCTGGTCTCTCAATGACTGTAATAACTCACGGCTCTTTCTTGATACAGTTATAAGACCAAGTCCTTTTAATTCATCAATGGCCTCTTTTGCCGCACCCAGCTTCGGATCTTCATTCAATGCCTTTTCATATAACTGAGCGGCCTTTTTATAGTTGCCGCGATCGCTTTCGTCTATACCCTGAAAAAGAGGGATGAGTGCATTGATGTTGGTGGATAGAGGTGTTTCTAATTTCACTTTTTCTTCGCTTGTTACTTTTATTTTCAACAGTTTTATTAACTCAAAAAGGATCTCTTTTTCCATAATGAACAGATTCGTCAATTCTCCTTTTGCAATCGGGTCACCGACTATTTTATTTGCAGGTACCTGTAAAAGGTGAGACTGTATCTGTAATTGAGATGGCTGGCCCGCTGTTAAATCTCCCCCTACCAGCCACTGAGCGCCTAATAATTTTCCGATGCGGGGGGCCGTGCCGGGTTCAACCAATCCGGAGTCTGCAAGCTTCATTTCTTCTATCAATGCCTGAAGCCTGCCTCTTTCAACTACCTGGAGATCCTTTACTCCTGAGAGATCTGTTATCAGCATAAGGGTCAGACCCTTCTGAAGAGGGTCTAATTCCAATTGTCTGGTCTTATTATGGAAATAGAGGACAGCAAGGGTATTTTGTCCTTCAACGGCCTTGAGGTCTTTTTCCTCTTTTAAGACCTCCCTGGCCCACAACCGTGCATCTTCAGTAATTACCTGACCGGCCCGGGAAGAAG includes these proteins:
- a CDS encoding fibronectin type III domain-containing protein; the encoded protein is MKKLLLITLLLSLIFTNVNCGGGVGSSNSSEKTQVNINIGKASSTDTEKEKLSKVTSTIPANIASIRFTITAPDIATIERVVSVAGKESISETFEILNGTNRRFLIEALDVSGRVLYRKETFVDLDGSDVILVIDMAPTDLIPPVFSGLSAINSITATSLTVSWEPGDDNVTTPDKIQYLIYRSDTPGGEDFESPDYTTTGAGSFGVTGLTPATTYYFVVRAKDETGNIDTNSIEMSAATLTPPDTTAPDFGGVTSVVASSSTVLNLSWSPAADNITASSNIVYNIYRSTTPGGENFTSPNYTTTPGAISYPVTGLSPGATYYFVVRAKDEAGNIDDNTVEKSATTRFIDLTVSASLIDTCSDGCLQFNVTVSNTGTINAGSALGYYFYENCSDGCFEYCQVFSTDPIAANSSVPVELPAPNPGNPYYLIIIDPDNTISETNESNNETCAGSACVGRPSFTICQ